In the genome of Maribacter forsetii DSM 18668, the window AGTGAGTGTGCCTACTGGCGGTCAAGGAAGTAATTATACATACCAATTAAGATTAAACGGTGCTGATTTCCGTGCTCCACAGAACACGAGAGTATTCTCAGGTCTTGGTGCTGGTAGTTATGATGTTACTATTATAGACCAATGGGGTTGTCCTTTTACAACTAATGCGGTGGTGCTTTATGAGCAAATGGATGTTTCTACGACAGTAGATAAGTCTATTGATTGTACGGTGACTCCGGGTGGAGAAATAACTGTTAATGTAACCGGTGGTTCAACAAACCTTGAGTTTGAAATGACTACTCCTTTAGGTTCTGTGGTAACTCAAACAACAGGTGTGTTTACAAACTTAACAGAGGCTGGAACATATACTTTTGTGGTTAGGGATTTAGATACGACAAACCCAGTTTGTGAAAGAACGGCAACTCAAGTTCTAGATGCGCCAGTAGCACCAGTACTATTGAATGCAACTATTGTTAACGTAAGTTGTTTTGGGGATAGTAATGGTAGTATAAGAGCCAATATTGATCCGGCAACAGATGATAATCCTATTTATCAATATGAATTATATGATATTGCAGATTTGGTAACGCCAATTGTGCCTGCTCAAAACGATCCGTTGTTTACAGGTTTAGCTGCAGGAGAATACCAAGTAAGAGTAATTTCTAGTAGAGGCTGTGATGCTGTTAAGAATGAAACCATTACTCAACCAACGCAATTAACCGTTTCTGCAACAGCAACAGAATTTAGTTGTGCGGCAGATAATAGTGTAAATACTGCGACTATAACAGCTACGGCTGGTACAGGTACAGGAACCGCACCATACCTATACAGTATTGATAATGTTATTTTCCAAGCGTCAAATACATTCAATGTTACGGACGATGGAAGCGTACAAACCATAGATGTTTACGTAAAAGATGCCAATGGTTGTACCCGTTTCGATACCGTTACAATTCAACCTATAAATACATTTACGGCTACAGTAGCTCAAGATGTCGAAATTACATGTACAAACGATGAGAGAATAACAATTTCAGTAGTTGATAATGGTTTGGTACATAACTACGGTTATGAGTTGTTACCAATTGGTAATGCCACAGGTACTTTGGTTAGTACAACAGCAACATCTGCAACTTACGATTTAAATACTGTTGGTTCCTATGTATTTAGAGTTACAGATTTAGATACGGGTTGTTATGTTAATACGGAAAGTTATACGGTTGCTCCGTTCGATTTTATAACTGCTACGGCAACGGCCATAACAGAAGTTACATGTTTTGGTGACACCAATGGTAGTTTAGAAATTGACATTGATGGCTATACTGGTAATTATACTTATGAAGTCATTAATAGTGCAGGTACATCTGTTATAGCAGCAACTGCTTCGGATACCAGTGTTAATCCAAGAACAATAACAGGGTTATCCGGTGGTAGCTACTATGTTACCATTACAGAAACAGATGTTCCCTTTTGTTCTGAAGATACAAATATGGTGACTATAATTTCTCCGGATAGACCACTGAGCGGTGTGATAACGCCTTTGGCAGAAGCTACTTGTACAGATGATCAAGGGGTTATTGGAGTTGAAATAGAGGGCGGCTATAGTCCTTATGATATCGTATTGACTAACACTACAACCGGTGATATTTATACCATGGACGATGTAAATGAAGGAGTCTTTACAGATTTAGCTGCGGGTGCTTTCACAATAAGTATTACCGATGATGCCGGATGTATTGTAAATTATACTGAAACATTAACGCCAGCAACACCTATAGTGGCTAATGCAACTCCGCTTGTAACAGACCTAGCTTGTTACGGTGATACAGGAGCGGTTGTAACTGCAAATGTAACAGGTGGCGGTAGTGGAAATTATAGTTATCAGTTGAACTATTATGATGAAACCGGTACTACGATTACAACGACTACTGGACCACAGACGAATCCTAATTTTACGGATTTAGGAGCAGGTTTCTATAGTATTACCGTAGTTGATGGTTGGAACTGTGACACCACAACAAATACTGTTGAGGTAAGAGAGCCAACAGAAGTACAGGCAAGTTTAATTAGAACAGATGCATTAACATGTGCTGAAGGTGCTGAGTTTGAACTTACTGCATCAGGTGGTAGTGGTACATATGAATACAGTGTAGATAATATCAACTTCTTGCCAATGTCAGGTAATGTTGTTTACTTGCCAGAAACAGGTACGTATCAAGCAGGTAGATATCAATTCTATGTTCGTGATGCTATTAACGGTTGTGAATCTGCAATCTCCAATGCAATTACAGAAAACGAAATACCGCCGTTATTGCTATTTGTTGATGATACTGCTGCGGTACTGAACTGTACAGGTGAAAGCACGGCTATCATTTATGCAACTGCCGATGGCGGATTAGGTAACTACCAATATGAATTGTTTACAGATAGTTCTTTAAGCGTAGCTTCTAGAATTGCCGGTCCACAATCTCAAGGTGTGTTTAGAGATTTAAGTGCAGGTACTTATTACGTGACTGTAGTTAGTGATGATTGTACAACAACACCTGAAACTGTTGTTATTGTTGAGCCAACACCGTTGTCTTACACAGATAACGTAGTAGATATTACATGTTCTGGTGAAAATGACGGTGAAATAACTGTTACACTTTCAGGCGGAGCTGGTGGTTATCAATATGCGATTTCACCGAACTTGAATCAGTTCTACGATGAAAACACGTTTACAGAATTGGCTCCTGGCGAGTATACGATAATCGCACAAGATCAAAACGGTTGTTTTGAATACTTGACCTATACCATTTCTGAACCAGCAAGTTTGGTTGTTGAAGTAGAGACTACACCGGAAATTTGCGTTGATAGTCAAGATGGTACTATAATTCTTGATATCACAGGAGGTACGGCACCATATAGCACAGCGTTGAATTCTAATAGCGATGCAGATTTTGTATTGAACAGAACAGAGTTCTATGACATGGCTGCTGGTAATTACCTAATCGTAATTAAAGATGCTAATGGCTGTGATACTAACGTTGTTGTTGATATAGAAACCGGTGTAAACTTAAATGCTACCGTAGTACCGGTATATGAATGTTCAAGTGATACACCAGATAATTTTGTGAATATCACCCTAGAGGATGATAGTGTAATTGGAGATGTGTTATACGCAATAGATTCTGTGGACCCTGCAGATCTTCAATTAAATCCTGATTTTAGAAACTCGGCACCAGGCAACCATTACATTACAATTGCTCATGCTAATGGGTGTATACAAACAGTTGACTTCGTAATTGAAGCCTTTGAACCGTTAACACTTGTATTGGAGCAGAATAACATGAACGAAATAACTGCTGTTGTTGAAGGTGGTCGTGAAGGTTATACATACTATTTCGATGGCTATGATAATGGTGACAATAATACGTTCTATATCACTAGAACAGATACCTATGAAGTTCGTGTTGTTGATGAGAACGGATGTTCTACTATTGCTAACATATTTATGGAGTTCATAGACATTGAATTGCCTAATTTCTTTACTCCTGACGGAGATGGGCAGAACGATTTATGGATACCTAGAAACATTGAACAATACCCTCAAATACTAATAAAAATATTTGATCGTTATGGTAGAGTGGTTTCCGAACAAGAAGTTGATTCTGAAGGTTGGGACGGAACATACTTAGACAACGAATTGCCAACTGGAGACTACTGGTATGTAGTGAAACTGAACGGCGATCGAGATGAAAGAGAATTTGTTGGACACTTTACTTTATATCGTTAAAAACTTAACCTAAAATGATGATGCGGAACAGTCTATTGACACTGGTATTATTTATAAGCGTATTCTCCCTAAGAGGGCAGGAGCTTACTATACCTCAACTATCTCAATACCTTGCTGACAACCCCTTTGTAATGTCCCCAACTTACGCAGGTATTGGTGACCATGTTAAAATAAGACTTAACGGTCTTACACAGTGGGTAGGTATTAAAGATGCACCCGATACCCAATCTCTAGCTGCAGATATGCGTGTTGGTGAAAAATCTGGTGTTGGTATGGTACTATATAACGATAGTAATGGACAAACAAAGCAACAAGGAGCTAGGTTTTCTTTTGCACATCACCTTACGTTAGATCGTTATGATGATGAGTTTTTATCATTCGGTATCTCGTATAACTTTAACCAGTTTAGAATTGATATTCAGGAATTTGATTCTGCAGATCAGGCTGTTACTGATGATAGAGCAACTACTAATCATAACTTTGATATTGGTGCACTTTATAGGTATGACAAGTTTTATTTCAGTGTTAATGCTTCAAATATCTTAGATAAAAATTTAAGTAACTTCAATGCCTTATTCGAACCTAATAGACTAAGAAACTATTATGTGTATACTGGTTATAGGTATATGAAAAAAAGAACCAGCAAGATGGAAATTGAGCCATCTGTGTTGTTTCAATTGTTTGAGAGTGATGGGCGTTCCGTTACGGATTTAAACTTGAAATTCAGATTTTACGATTTTGAAGATTATTTCTATGCAGGTGTCAACTATCGTTTCTTAAATGATCAAATTGGTAATCCTCTGTATATAGCTCCTATCGCAGGCTTAAAGAAAAGTAATTTTTACTTCGGATATTCTTATCAAGTGATTCTTAACGAACTTCTTGGTTATAGTTCTGGTACGCATGTTATCACCTTAGGGGTAGATTTATTTCAAGGTATCAGTAATTGTCGTTGTACATATTAATCCTTCATGGAGAATCATTAAATTTGATCTCCAGAACATAAATAATGGGTAAAGTACAATTAGAGAATATAAAAGCATATGCCCACCACGGGTGTTTGCCTCAAGAAACTAATATTGGTAGTGATTATTTGGTCAACGTATCCGTTGACACAAACTTATTGATAGCCTCAGTTTCAGATGAGTTGAAAGATACTGTTGATTATGTTCATATCAACAGAATTGTAAAGCAAGAGATGGCTACGCCTTCAAAGTTATTAGAGCATGTAGCCAAAAGAATAATCGACAGAATTTTTGTTGAACTTCCAACTGTAGATACAGCTTTGGTATCCGTTTCTAAAATCAATCCGCCTATAAACGGTGACGTTGAAAAGGTAACGGTATCATTGAATTTACAAAGGGGCCAATCTGTTCAGTAATACATACGACCTTAAATAAATATAATTTCTTAGCTGTTAATGCAGCTTAAATTGGGAATAATGTTTATTTTTGCTCTCGCTAAAAATGGCATCGTGGCCGAGTGGCTAGGCACAGCTCTGCAAAAGCTTGTACAGCGGTTCGAATCCGCTCGATGCCTCCAAGACCCTCCTAACAAGGAGGGTTTTTTGTTTTCTATATTTTTTATTGCTTAGGCCTGTAGTAGAAATACAAGAAGAATAGTAGGTATAAAATAAACAGCAATGGTTTTGGCGCCTTCATAGTCTTTCGCAAGTCTTTGCCCAAATAATAGCATAAGCAATGTGATAGCAGATAAAATTGCCCCATACAGTGCGAAACTTGATTTCCCTGAACTAAAAATCTCATATATACCTACTACACATAGCAAACCTGCAACAACTTCGGTAACTAAAATAATACCCACCAGTAAAGGGACTATATTTTTGAAAGGAGTTTTAGAGAAGTGTTCTTTTAGCCAAGAGATATTACCGTTCCAATCGGTTATTTTATCAAATCCGCTTTGTAAAAATGTGATGATCAAAAATAGGAGCAACAAAATTTCTGTGGCATTGATCAATATTGTATTCATAATGATTTATTTAAGTTCAGACTTCTTTCTGTGAAGTAGTCTAGTTAGTTTAATAGAAAGGTCGGTAAATATGATTTTAGAATTTCCATTTCTTTCCACATGGTAAATAGCATCTTCTAGCTCTTTGGTAATGTCCAAAATATTGTTTTCATGTACAAAAGGTGCAAATTTCTTTAGTTGAAATCCTTCGGCATGTATTTTTAGATAAGCAAGTTCTTCAGCGCCATAATTGATCATTAAAGCTTGCCTCATCACGGTAATGCAATAACTTAGAAAGTTCTTCTGTGTTTCTCTACCGGTTTTTGCAACCTCTTCACTCCACAATAACAATTCATGGATTGCGGCTTTGTTACCTTTTGCCTTGAATGCGGTTCTTACCCATTGTACAAACCAATTTTCAAACACAAGGTCTTCAGAATCTTTGTTTAAAAGGTCTAGAGCTTTGTTATAATTACCGTTGGCTTCATGAGCTAATAGCATTGCTTCTGCCTTACTTGCCCCTTTCTCACTTAAAGCCGTGGCTATGGCGTCTTCCGCCAAAGGAGGAAAATGAACTATTTGGCATCTAGATTTTATAGTCTGTATAATTTGCTCTTCGTCTTCACACAATAGTAAGAAGATGGTTTTGTTTGGTGGTTCTTCAATCAGTTTTAATAATTTGTTAGAAGCTGCAGTGTTCATCTTTTCAGCCATCCAAATAAGCATCACCTTATATCCGCCTTCATAAGATTTTAAGGATAATTTTTTTACGATATCCTGTGCTTCATCAACACCAATTTGACCTTGTTTCTTTTCAATTTCAATATGGCGATACCAATCGAACAGATTTCCATAGGGCTGTTCCGTAATAAACTCTCGCCACTCTTTCATGTAATGGTTGCTAACGGCGTGAGATTTCACCTTATCAGAATTAGAAACAGGAAATGCAAAATGAACATCTGGGTGGGCATACGACTTGAACTTTAAATTACAAGCTTCATTGCCACCACTGTTATCTCCGTTAGTGTTTTGACAGATAATATATTGAGCATAAGCCAATGCCATAGGCAGAAGCCCACAGCCTTCTGGACCAACAAATAACTGGGCATGTGGTATTCTACCTGCATCTGCACTAGAGGACAAATGCTTTTTAATATGTGAAAGTCCTAAAATTTCATTGAATAACATAGATTCAAATATAGTTGTTTAAAGCACAACAAATTTAATGGTATTGGGTGTAAATTATCCTAAATAGCACTTTATCACAAGCCATTTAATCTTTACATTTGTTACCTAACAAAAGGTAATATCACATGAAAGTATTGAATGACTTTAATTTTGAAGATAAAAAGGCGTTAATTAGAGTGGACTTCAATGTTCCATTAAATGACCAATTTGAAGTAACTGATAACACTAGAATTCAGGCAGCTAAGCCAACAATTATAAAAGTGTTGGAAGACGGCG includes:
- the folB gene encoding dihydroneopterin aldolase → MGKVQLENIKAYAHHGCLPQETNIGSDYLVNVSVDTNLLIASVSDELKDTVDYVHINRIVKQEMATPSKLLEHVAKRIIDRIFVELPTVDTALVSVSKINPPINGDVEKVTVSLNLQRGQSVQ
- a CDS encoding DoxX family membrane protein, with translation MNTILINATEILLLLFLIITFLQSGFDKITDWNGNISWLKEHFSKTPFKNIVPLLVGIILVTEVVAGLLCVVGIYEIFSSGKSSFALYGAILSAITLLMLLFGQRLAKDYEGAKTIAVYFIPTILLVFLLQA
- a CDS encoding DNA polymerase III subunit, with translation MLFNEILGLSHIKKHLSSSADAGRIPHAQLFVGPEGCGLLPMALAYAQYIICQNTNGDNSGGNEACNLKFKSYAHPDVHFAFPVSNSDKVKSHAVSNHYMKEWREFITEQPYGNLFDWYRHIEIEKKQGQIGVDEAQDIVKKLSLKSYEGGYKVMLIWMAEKMNTAASNKLLKLIEEPPNKTIFLLLCEDEEQIIQTIKSRCQIVHFPPLAEDAIATALSEKGASKAEAMLLAHEANGNYNKALDLLNKDSEDLVFENWFVQWVRTAFKAKGNKAAIHELLLWSEEVAKTGRETQKNFLSYCITVMRQALMINYGAEELAYLKIHAEGFQLKKFAPFVHENNILDITKELEDAIYHVERNGNSKIIFTDLSIKLTRLLHRKKSELK
- a CDS encoding PorP/SprF family type IX secretion system membrane protein → MMRNSLLTLVLFISVFSLRGQELTIPQLSQYLADNPFVMSPTYAGIGDHVKIRLNGLTQWVGIKDAPDTQSLAADMRVGEKSGVGMVLYNDSNGQTKQQGARFSFAHHLTLDRYDDEFLSFGISYNFNQFRIDIQEFDSADQAVTDDRATTNHNFDIGALYRYDKFYFSVNASNILDKNLSNFNALFEPNRLRNYYVYTGYRYMKKRTSKMEIEPSVLFQLFESDGRSVTDLNLKFRFYDFEDYFYAGVNYRFLNDQIGNPLYIAPIAGLKKSNFYFGYSYQVILNELLGYSSGTHVITLGVDLFQGISNCRCTY